The proteins below come from a single Microbacterium sp. SLBN-154 genomic window:
- a CDS encoding SGNH/GDSL hydrolase family protein codes for MPRVLAPRLSSRGRLIAAVLALAVAVGAVAAVAGIRAWLTPPPAPPVAVAAPEDAVVQPAPLVLPDDPRILVFGDSWTFGSAASDPSLGYAYQLADRLGAEVVVDGVRGSGYLKPGLDGGSFGERVAALDPSLDPDLVILQGSINDRRLYPAGYREAVTAVWDALSATYPDATVVILGPAPQVLPVETATAQIDDDLAALAAERGWWYVSPIDEEWIGEANYDAVIDTGIGRDHPSTEGHAYLADRVADAVRMLGEGADVVADAPVDEDVVAP; via the coding sequence GTGCCCCGTGTCCTCGCCCCTCGGCTGTCGTCGCGCGGCCGCCTGATCGCGGCCGTGCTCGCGCTCGCCGTCGCCGTCGGCGCCGTGGCCGCCGTCGCCGGCATCCGAGCCTGGCTGACGCCGCCGCCGGCCCCGCCCGTGGCCGTCGCCGCACCCGAGGATGCGGTCGTGCAGCCCGCTCCCCTGGTCCTCCCCGACGACCCCCGCATCCTGGTCTTCGGTGACTCGTGGACCTTCGGCTCGGCCGCCAGCGACCCGTCCCTCGGCTACGCCTACCAGCTGGCCGATCGCCTGGGCGCCGAGGTCGTCGTGGACGGAGTGCGCGGCAGCGGGTACCTCAAGCCCGGGCTCGACGGGGGTTCGTTCGGCGAGCGCGTGGCGGCGTTGGACCCGTCGCTGGATCCCGACCTCGTGATCCTGCAGGGATCGATCAACGACCGCCGCCTCTACCCGGCCGGATACCGCGAGGCCGTCACGGCGGTGTGGGATGCGCTCTCGGCGACCTACCCCGACGCCACGGTGGTGATCCTCGGCCCGGCACCCCAGGTGCTGCCGGTGGAGACGGCGACCGCGCAGATCGACGATGATCTCGCCGCCCTCGCGGCCGAACGCGGCTGGTGGTACGTCTCCCCCATCGACGAGGAGTGGATCGGCGAGGCCAACTACGACGCGGTGATCGACACCGGAATCGGTCGCGATCACCCCTCCACCGAGGGCCACGCCTATCTCGCCGACCGCGTCGCCGACGCCGTGCGCATGCTCGGCGAGGGCGCAGACGTCGTCGCCGACGCGCCGGTGGACGAGGACGTCGTCGCTCCCTGA
- a CDS encoding AbiTii domain-containing protein, with amino-acid sequence MGLLDDIIDGASSDEMTTTNLLRKVQTLAARVGASDLRTWVRAELDGYDSEAPLPVYRGPFDAVVQARWSGPYGSSAESTLSPAGVPDDLLPLFRFSFRQALPELEVLAAKEEQLGEPWNGYALSRYNSLVEQQKVPRFVMMGVYSARKVVTPAMLRGIAESIRTQALELALDLQAVDPHAGEVGGPTREDPDIHRALTVNINHIYGDGANVAQGTGITQTAVVAKGDIVGLTGAISRLLTDQKAIGEAVAVITSDGSDTEKRSKLERLGGAIKSGSVALAAGVTSDMAATGLIALAGQFLGW; translated from the coding sequence ATGGGGCTTCTTGACGACATCATCGACGGCGCATCATCTGATGAGATGACGACTACCAACTTGCTCCGAAAGGTGCAAACTTTGGCCGCTCGGGTTGGTGCGTCAGACCTTCGAACATGGGTGCGCGCTGAACTCGACGGTTACGATTCGGAAGCCCCTTTGCCCGTTTACCGTGGACCGTTCGATGCGGTCGTTCAGGCGAGATGGTCAGGGCCATACGGCTCGTCTGCTGAGAGCACCTTGTCGCCCGCCGGCGTGCCGGATGACCTATTGCCGTTGTTCAGGTTCTCGTTTCGGCAGGCCCTTCCGGAACTCGAGGTGTTAGCAGCGAAGGAGGAGCAGCTCGGCGAGCCGTGGAATGGCTACGCTCTTTCGCGCTACAACAGCCTCGTCGAGCAGCAGAAGGTTCCGCGCTTCGTCATGATGGGGGTCTATTCCGCACGGAAGGTTGTCACGCCCGCGATGCTTCGAGGGATCGCGGAGAGCATCCGGACCCAGGCGCTGGAGCTTGCCCTGGACTTGCAGGCGGTGGACCCGCACGCGGGAGAGGTGGGCGGTCCTACTAGAGAAGACCCGGATATCCATCGTGCCCTGACAGTGAACATCAATCACATCTACGGCGACGGTGCGAACGTCGCACAGGGAACAGGAATCACTCAGACGGCTGTGGTCGCGAAGGGTGACATCGTCGGCCTTACCGGGGCGATTTCCCGCCTGCTGACGGACCAGAAAGCCATCGGCGAGGCTGTCGCCGTGATCACAAGTGACGGTAGTGACACCGAAAAGCGGTCGAAGCTAGAACGGCTGGGTGGCGCTATCAAGTCCGGCAGCGTCGCGCTGGCGGCCGGGGTGACGTCCGACATGGCGGCGACTGGCCTCATCGCGCTCGCGGGACAATTCCTCGGCTGGTGA
- a CDS encoding WhiB family transcriptional regulator — MTAQRADKAHERLLEGMVERTPGCKGIDAFTADRLTRDDIAALKPICTACDLRLLCAAYADAARPRVGFWAGRYYGPKNRSGEKAA; from the coding sequence ATGACGGCGCAGAGGGCAGACAAGGCGCACGAGCGACTCCTCGAGGGCATGGTGGAGCGCACGCCAGGATGCAAGGGGATCGACGCGTTCACAGCCGATCGCCTCACCCGCGACGACATCGCCGCACTCAAACCGATCTGCACGGCCTGCGACCTGCGACTCCTCTGCGCCGCGTACGCCGACGCCGCCCGCCCCCGCGTCGGATTCTGGGCCGGACGCTACTACGGCCCCAAGAACCGCAGCGGCGAGAAGGCGGCTTAA
- a CDS encoding helix-turn-helix transcriptional regulator produces MTAPTAPSPEARTSPYLTPADVEREFGFSRTHLAQMRFHGEGPRYRKPTPRKVLYRRADIIDWIEASARQGTAAEAS; encoded by the coding sequence ATGACCGCACCAACCGCACCATCGCCCGAGGCTCGGACGAGCCCCTACCTGACGCCGGCCGACGTCGAGCGGGAGTTCGGCTTCAGCCGGACGCACCTTGCTCAGATGCGATTCCACGGCGAAGGCCCCCGCTATCGGAAGCCAACCCCTCGCAAGGTGCTGTACCGCCGCGCCGACATCATCGACTGGATCGAGGCAAGCGCGCGCCAGGGCACCGCGGCGGAGGCATCGTGA
- a CDS encoding helix-turn-helix domain-containing protein, with amino-acid sequence MPAITPEIRDRIVALFDEGRHRNEIARELGVSGPTVTRVCRDAGREFDRANDILELRAAKVDLDDMRERVAKKMLIVADDTLSDLDAPHLVYNFGGKENTYAEHLLDEAPLAAKLDALRGASLAVDKATRIVERAPTGAGEALGILDTLAAGFELAAQQIRAEESEPRAGSTDDGT; translated from the coding sequence ATGCCCGCAATCACCCCTGAGATCCGCGATCGGATCGTTGCCCTCTTCGACGAGGGGCGGCACCGCAATGAGATCGCGCGCGAGCTCGGAGTCTCAGGTCCCACTGTCACCCGCGTCTGCCGTGACGCCGGCCGTGAGTTCGACCGGGCGAACGACATCCTCGAGCTGCGAGCTGCGAAGGTCGATCTCGACGACATGCGGGAGCGTGTCGCGAAGAAGATGCTGATCGTCGCCGACGACACGCTCAGCGACCTCGACGCACCCCACCTCGTGTACAACTTCGGCGGGAAGGAGAACACCTACGCGGAGCATCTCCTCGACGAGGCACCTCTCGCTGCCAAGCTCGACGCGCTTCGCGGAGCGAGCCTTGCTGTCGACAAAGCGACCCGCATTGTCGAAAGAGCTCCCACCGGTGCTGGGGAAGCGCTCGGGATTTTGGACACGCTCGCCGCTGGATTCGAGCTTGCCGCTCAGCAGATCCGCGCAGAGGAGTCGGAACCCCGGGCGGGGAGCACCGACGACGGGACCTGA
- a CDS encoding LmeA family phospholipid-binding protein has translation MNPGDTQPTQPLPEWAIATAPPPRRRRRVWPWLLAFFVVAGLAVVAWSVGEAVARDLVVRTVREQVITNLALPADQQIDVEVAGAVLPQLIRGSLDDLAISSDDVTIGPLTGDIDVRVQGVPIRGDADLEAGSGSVTLDAAQLQALLGSLEGFPDGAEVALDAPNVRLTTAFPVFGVEVPVTIAVVPSAVEGDLALTPSAVSVAGAELTANGVRDQFGGLADGVLQTWTVCIAGDLPAGITLTDLVVEGDRLTGSFDVDPAIVRDVSLQENGACA, from the coding sequence GTGAACCCGGGGGACACCCAACCGACGCAGCCGCTCCCCGAGTGGGCGATCGCCACCGCACCTCCCCCGCGCCGGCGTCGCCGGGTCTGGCCGTGGCTGCTGGCCTTCTTCGTGGTGGCGGGTCTGGCGGTCGTGGCGTGGTCCGTGGGCGAGGCTGTCGCACGCGACCTGGTCGTCCGCACCGTCCGCGAGCAGGTGATCACCAATCTCGCGCTCCCGGCCGATCAGCAGATCGACGTCGAGGTCGCCGGCGCCGTCCTCCCGCAGCTGATCCGCGGGAGTCTCGACGACCTCGCCATCTCGTCGGACGACGTCACGATCGGGCCGCTCACCGGCGACATCGATGTCCGCGTCCAGGGCGTTCCGATCCGGGGGGATGCCGACCTGGAGGCCGGGTCGGGATCGGTCACCCTCGACGCGGCACAGCTGCAGGCTCTCCTCGGCAGCCTCGAGGGCTTCCCCGACGGTGCCGAGGTCGCGCTCGACGCTCCGAACGTGCGCCTGACCACCGCATTCCCGGTGTTCGGGGTCGAGGTGCCCGTCACGATCGCCGTCGTCCCGTCGGCGGTGGAGGGCGACCTCGCCCTCACCCCCTCCGCGGTGTCGGTGGCGGGGGCGGAGCTCACGGCCAACGGCGTGCGAGACCAGTTCGGCGGGCTCGCCGACGGCGTGCTCCAGACCTGGACCGTCTGCATCGCCGGAGACCTTCCGGCGGGGATCACCCTGACCGACCTCGTCGTCGAGGGCGACCGGCTGACCGGATCGTTCGATGTCGACCCCGCCATCGTCCGCGATGTCTCGCTGCAGGAGAACGGCGCGTGCGCATGA
- a CDS encoding helix-turn-helix domain-containing protein — translation MRIEKIVGQNVARLRAAKGWSQPQFGEEIGSLLKSKPWTRQAVSNAEKGQRAFTVADLVALACVLETSPAALLTLPPTLSTVQVGDAEIRRDYLENPTWSHESTSEALASVVDVVRVIEDGLNALRDLTDPLLEKAGDLTTAGVVLQGRIRLEEAGAARPGDYGWA, via the coding sequence ATGAGGATCGAAAAAATTGTGGGGCAGAACGTTGCGCGACTACGAGCAGCGAAGGGCTGGAGCCAGCCCCAGTTCGGCGAGGAAATCGGCTCCTTGCTGAAGTCCAAGCCGTGGACACGGCAGGCGGTCTCGAACGCGGAGAAGGGCCAGCGCGCGTTCACCGTCGCTGACCTCGTCGCCCTCGCCTGTGTGCTGGAGACATCACCGGCGGCGCTGCTCACGTTGCCGCCGACGCTGTCGACGGTGCAGGTTGGGGACGCGGAGATCAGGCGCGACTACCTCGAGAACCCGACCTGGAGTCACGAGTCCACATCGGAGGCGCTCGCGAGCGTGGTCGACGTGGTGCGTGTGATCGAGGATGGCCTGAACGCGCTGCGAGACCTGACTGACCCTCTCCTCGAGAAGGCCGGCGACCTGACCACGGCGGGAGTCGTCTTGCAGGGCCGTATCCGACTTGAGGAGGCGGGCGCAGCTCGGCCCGGCGACTACGGATGGGCATGA
- a CDS encoding helix-turn-helix domain-containing protein, which translates to MSIPADHPLRDVLPLAAAFGRGVRKIRTDHGLTLDRVATTATLFGLKWSTARVVEFENGKIPITLPTLMRVGTALTALTEKPVTLSDMLGWDRWLELPGGGVIHSDAFRQAFAGGPVDLRQGDDVEFARDDATDASALIEGVPPGITARQLKWMHEYAGLADERAAKTLGLSLDEFLAFAFPVVGMALSQATHAGGSESPQQRGHRTRRLTRLVGEFVELYRSGDPRVVGIMSRLADLWRSEDPDAKAAVRASIDEVVDELSDGRRDG; encoded by the coding sequence GTGTCGATACCTGCTGATCACCCCCTGCGTGACGTGCTCCCTCTCGCGGCCGCCTTCGGCCGGGGAGTCCGCAAGATCCGCACCGATCACGGACTGACGCTCGACAGGGTCGCGACCACCGCGACGCTGTTCGGCCTCAAGTGGTCGACCGCTCGTGTCGTCGAATTCGAGAACGGCAAGATCCCCATCACCCTCCCGACGTTGATGCGGGTGGGGACCGCGCTCACAGCCCTCACGGAGAAGCCGGTGACGCTGTCGGACATGCTCGGCTGGGACCGGTGGCTCGAGTTGCCCGGCGGGGGAGTGATCCATTCCGATGCGTTCCGGCAGGCGTTCGCTGGCGGGCCGGTCGATCTCCGTCAAGGTGACGACGTCGAGTTCGCGCGAGATGACGCCACGGACGCGTCGGCGCTGATCGAAGGTGTGCCACCCGGGATCACTGCCCGTCAGCTGAAGTGGATGCACGAGTACGCAGGTTTGGCCGACGAGCGCGCGGCGAAGACGCTCGGGCTGTCCCTCGATGAGTTCCTCGCCTTCGCGTTCCCCGTCGTCGGGATGGCGCTCAGCCAAGCGACACATGCCGGCGGCTCAGAGTCACCGCAACAGCGCGGCCACCGCACGCGACGCCTGACGCGTCTGGTCGGCGAGTTCGTGGAGCTGTACAGGTCCGGCGATCCACGAGTCGTCGGCATCATGTCCCGGCTTGCCGACCTGTGGAGATCAGAGGACCCCGATGCCAAGGCGGCGGTGCGGGCGAGCATCGACGAGGTCGTCGACGAACTGAGCGACGGGCGTCGGGATGGGTAG
- a CDS encoding tyrosine-type recombinase/integrase, translating into MGSVHPYTTAAGKKLYRISYRRPDHSQTTERGFRTKRDAELRLAELEVSKARGEYVNPATAAVTVRTLGEEWLESRRGVLKPSSFRPLESAWRKHVEPKWGSRSIGGIRHSEVQAWVSSIEGGSTTVRRCQGVLAGILDNAVSDRRLTRNVARNIDLPARKRNARRHYLTHGQVQALADHARHPTLVLFLAYTGLRWGEATALRVRHIDALRRRVTVEENAVLVSARVHVGSPKTHRSRSVPYPEFLALPLAQLAEGKTRDQLLFGDGESHVKLPASRNGWFTVAVRAAQADDESFPRVTPHDLRHTAASLAVQAGAHVKAVQRMLGHSSAAMTLDVYADLFDDDLDAVATALDEAKRAANVVTSLSKERDRGA; encoded by the coding sequence ATGGGTAGCGTCCATCCGTACACGACCGCGGCCGGCAAGAAGCTGTACCGGATCTCCTACCGCCGCCCGGATCACTCACAGACGACCGAGCGAGGATTTCGCACCAAGCGCGACGCCGAACTGCGGCTCGCCGAGCTCGAGGTCTCGAAGGCGCGTGGCGAGTACGTCAACCCGGCCACCGCAGCCGTCACGGTCCGGACCCTCGGCGAGGAGTGGCTTGAGAGTCGCCGCGGTGTGCTCAAGCCGTCATCGTTCCGACCGTTGGAGTCGGCCTGGCGGAAGCACGTCGAGCCGAAGTGGGGGAGTCGCTCGATCGGGGGCATCCGCCACTCCGAAGTGCAGGCGTGGGTATCGAGCATTGAAGGAGGGTCGACAACGGTCCGCCGGTGTCAAGGAGTCCTCGCCGGCATCCTTGACAACGCCGTCAGCGATCGCCGCCTCACACGCAACGTCGCCCGCAACATCGATTTGCCAGCCCGGAAGCGCAATGCACGCAGGCACTATCTGACCCACGGTCAAGTGCAGGCCCTCGCGGACCACGCCAGACACCCCACATTGGTGCTCTTCCTGGCCTACACGGGCCTGCGTTGGGGAGAGGCGACAGCGCTCCGGGTCCGGCATATTGACGCGCTCAGACGGCGTGTGACGGTCGAAGAGAACGCGGTCCTCGTGTCCGCACGCGTGCACGTGGGGTCGCCGAAGACGCACCGCTCGCGATCCGTTCCTTATCCCGAGTTCCTCGCGCTGCCGCTCGCGCAGCTCGCCGAGGGGAAGACGCGCGACCAGCTGCTATTCGGCGACGGCGAGAGCCACGTGAAGCTACCGGCGTCCCGGAACGGCTGGTTCACGGTGGCCGTGCGTGCGGCGCAAGCCGATGATGAGAGCTTCCCCAGAGTCACGCCACACGACCTGCGTCATACCGCTGCGAGCCTCGCTGTGCAGGCCGGAGCGCACGTGAAGGCCGTGCAGCGAATGCTCGGACATTCGTCCGCCGCGATGACGCTAGACGTCTACGCCGACCTCTTCGACGACGACCTCGACGCCGTCGCAACGGCCCTCGATGAGGCCAAGCGCGCGGCGAATGTTGTCACGTCGTTGTCAAAGGAAAGGGACCGCGGGGCCTGA
- a CDS encoding helix-turn-helix transcriptional regulator, producing the protein MTLIEEAQLLKALPTPAEARRIREAAGIGVGRLAAEVGVNRVTINMWETGKRRPRGEFRIRYARALADLKHVLEAA; encoded by the coding sequence GTGACTCTCATCGAGGAAGCCCAGCTGCTGAAGGCGCTACCCACCCCCGCGGAGGCTCGACGCATCCGCGAGGCCGCGGGTATTGGCGTCGGTCGGCTGGCCGCCGAGGTCGGCGTGAACCGGGTGACGATCAATATGTGGGAGACCGGCAAGCGCCGCCCCCGAGGTGAGTTCCGCATCCGCTACGCCCGTGCCCTCGCCGATCTGAAGCACGTCCT
- a CDS encoding transglutaminase-like domain-containing protein, producing the protein MPRVVTAEMDLEIWSPVDLILQVAATRHTPLAEESLTLRQGDREYTPAEIVDQNGSRLHRITGEAGLLELRYRAVVTGPAAATEPRDLETITYLRPSRYCQSDEVFAQARRQFRGLEGAELLTAVEDFVASSTTYAPGLSQGTDSAVTTLMTGQGVCRDYAHVVIALLRAMDVPARYTACYAPGLEPMDFHAVAEAYLDGAWYVIDATRLADRRSLVRIATGRDAADCAFLSYHGGAVGLQHLRVDAAWMTGAAADPDLPGGVDDHRALVRIG; encoded by the coding sequence GTGCCGCGTGTCGTGACCGCTGAAATGGACCTGGAGATCTGGTCTCCCGTCGACCTGATCCTCCAGGTCGCGGCGACCCGTCACACCCCTCTGGCGGAGGAGTCGCTGACACTCCGGCAAGGCGACCGGGAGTACACGCCCGCCGAGATCGTCGACCAGAACGGCAGCCGCCTCCATCGGATCACCGGCGAGGCCGGACTGCTCGAGCTGCGCTACCGCGCGGTGGTCACCGGCCCCGCGGCCGCGACCGAACCGCGCGACCTCGAGACCATCACCTATCTCCGTCCGAGCCGCTACTGCCAGTCGGATGAGGTGTTCGCCCAGGCGCGTCGCCAGTTCCGGGGCCTCGAGGGCGCCGAGCTGCTGACGGCGGTCGAGGACTTCGTCGCTTCGAGCACGACCTATGCGCCGGGCCTGAGTCAGGGCACCGACAGTGCGGTCACGACGCTGATGACCGGGCAGGGCGTCTGCCGCGACTACGCGCACGTGGTCATCGCGCTGCTGCGGGCGATGGATGTGCCGGCGCGCTACACCGCCTGCTACGCCCCGGGGCTCGAGCCCATGGACTTCCACGCGGTCGCCGAGGCGTACCTCGACGGGGCCTGGTACGTCATCGACGCCACGCGCCTGGCCGACCGGCGCTCGCTCGTGCGCATCGCCACGGGGCGCGATGCCGCCGACTGCGCGTTCCTCAGCTATCACGGTGGCGCCGTGGGTCTACAGCATCTGCGGGTGGATGCCGCGTGGATGACGGGGGCCGCTGCCGACCCGGACCTCCCCGGCGGCGTGGACGATCATCGCGCGCTCGTGCGGATCGGCTGA
- the argS gene encoding arginine--tRNA ligase has product MNPDMLSAALLDVIAPLAEARRPGASEGLTAADLVLERPKNRDHGDWASNAALKLSKAVGANPREFAGEIAERLRAVDGIAEVEVAGPGFINIRLDAAAAGALAKQIVDAGEAYGTNDSQRGNTINLEFVSANPTGPMHIGHTRWAALGDSMARLLQASGATLAREFYVNDAGAQMERFGRSVLAAVKGEPTPEDGYPGSYIDDLARRVLADEPELLSLPDDEQLALARDRAYELQLGDLRTSLEKFNVYFDVFFSERTLHAPGPDGAPSLVDQAVDRLRAQGHVFDDEGAVWVRTTDFGDDKDRVIRRSNGEYTYFAADAAYYLNKGDRGFAHKIYLLGADHHGYVHRLKALAGAAGDDPEKDIEVLIGQLVSVNGARLSKRAGNIIELDDLRDWIGTDALRYSLARYPADSPLTLDPEILRKRTNDNPVFYVQYAHARTHNVSRNAADSGVDRSEFAPELLTHETESALLGALQEFPRVVAFAAEVREPHRVARYLEELAGIYHRWYDNCRVIPLGDQPIEAVHRTRLWVNDATGQVLRNGLTLLGVSAPERM; this is encoded by the coding sequence ATGAATCCCGACATGCTCTCCGCCGCCCTTCTCGACGTCATCGCCCCGCTCGCCGAGGCCCGACGCCCGGGCGCGAGCGAGGGCCTGACGGCTGCCGACCTGGTGCTGGAGCGGCCGAAGAACCGCGACCACGGCGACTGGGCCTCCAACGCCGCGCTGAAGCTGTCGAAGGCGGTCGGGGCGAACCCCCGCGAGTTCGCGGGCGAGATCGCCGAGCGCCTCCGCGCGGTCGACGGGATCGCCGAGGTCGAGGTCGCGGGGCCCGGCTTCATCAACATCCGACTGGATGCCGCCGCCGCCGGCGCCCTGGCGAAGCAGATCGTCGATGCGGGGGAGGCCTACGGCACCAACGACTCCCAGCGCGGCAACACCATCAACCTGGAGTTCGTCAGCGCCAACCCGACCGGCCCGATGCACATCGGGCACACGCGGTGGGCGGCGCTCGGCGACTCGATGGCCCGGCTGCTGCAGGCCAGCGGTGCGACCCTCGCCCGTGAGTTCTACGTCAACGACGCCGGCGCCCAGATGGAGCGGTTCGGTCGCTCGGTGCTGGCCGCGGTCAAGGGTGAACCGACACCCGAGGACGGCTATCCCGGCTCGTACATCGACGATCTGGCCCGGCGGGTGCTCGCCGACGAGCCCGAGCTGCTCTCCCTCCCCGACGACGAGCAGCTCGCTCTCGCCCGCGACCGCGCCTACGAGCTCCAGCTCGGCGACCTGCGGACCTCGCTGGAGAAGTTCAACGTGTACTTCGACGTGTTCTTCAGCGAGCGCACCCTCCATGCTCCGGGCCCGGACGGGGCGCCGAGCCTCGTCGACCAGGCGGTGGATCGGCTGCGCGCCCAGGGGCACGTGTTCGATGACGAGGGCGCGGTCTGGGTGCGCACCACCGACTTCGGCGACGACAAAGACCGGGTGATCCGGCGCTCGAACGGCGAGTACACCTACTTCGCCGCCGATGCGGCCTACTACCTGAACAAGGGTGACCGCGGGTTCGCGCACAAGATCTACCTCCTCGGAGCGGATCACCACGGGTACGTGCACCGGCTCAAGGCGCTGGCCGGCGCGGCGGGCGACGACCCCGAGAAGGACATCGAGGTGCTGATCGGCCAGCTCGTCTCGGTCAACGGCGCACGGCTGTCCAAGCGCGCGGGCAACATCATCGAGCTCGACGACCTCCGGGACTGGATCGGCACCGACGCGCTGCGTTACTCCCTGGCGCGCTACCCCGCCGACTCCCCGCTGACGCTCGATCCCGAGATCCTGCGCAAGCGCACGAACGACAACCCCGTCTTCTACGTCCAGTACGCCCACGCCCGCACCCACAACGTCTCGCGCAACGCTGCGGACTCGGGGGTGGACCGGTCGGAGTTCGCACCCGAGCTGCTCACCCACGAGACGGAGTCGGCGCTGCTCGGAGCCCTCCAGGAATTCCCCCGCGTCGTCGCATTCGCCGCCGAGGTGCGCGAGCCGCACCGCGTCGCGCGCTACCTCGAAGAGCTCGCCGGGATCTACCACCGCTGGTACGACAACTGCCGCGTCATCCCCCTGGGGGATCAGCCCATCGAGGCGGTGCACCGCACCCGCCTGTGGGTGAACGACGCCACCGGCCAGGTGCTGCGCAACGGCCTGACGCTCCTGGGCGTCTCGGCACCCGAGCGGATGTAG
- the lysA gene encoding diaminopimelate decarboxylase, whose amino-acid sequence MPVDPNALAAGVWPGRAHRDDDGELVLGGVAATALAERFGTPLYVMDESEVREHARRVRDAFEGAAAAHGTTVRIYYAGKAFLSTEIVRWVTAEGLGVDVASGGELAIAIAGGADAAAVGFHGNNKSVAELERAIDLGVGSIVVDSHIEIERLAALTARADAPRTGPQTVFVRVNSGVHAETHSFLATAHEDQKFGFALHDAPAAVARIREIPGLRLGGLHSHIGSQIFGVAGFREAASRLIDLHAALLEGGEVPALNLGGGFGIAYTEADEPTDIADLAAAIVGAVAEECAARGIPVPRLAFEPGRSIVGQAGVTLYEVGTVKPVHLESGVDRLYVSVDGGMSDNARTALYGAQYSARIASRISTADPALSRVVGKHCEAGDIVVDLEYLPGDVAPGDLLAVPATGAYCYSLASNYNAVPRPPVVAVRDGQARLIVRGETVDDLLARDVGAAVRPADASSKGPHA is encoded by the coding sequence GTGCCCGTCGATCCGAACGCCCTCGCCGCCGGCGTGTGGCCCGGGCGCGCCCACCGCGACGATGACGGAGAGCTCGTGCTGGGCGGAGTCGCGGCGACCGCGCTGGCGGAGCGGTTCGGCACCCCGCTGTACGTGATGGACGAGTCCGAGGTACGTGAGCACGCCCGGCGCGTGCGCGACGCCTTCGAGGGCGCGGCCGCCGCGCACGGCACGACAGTGCGCATCTACTACGCGGGAAAGGCGTTCCTGTCGACCGAGATCGTGCGCTGGGTGACCGCGGAGGGCCTGGGCGTCGACGTCGCCAGCGGCGGGGAACTGGCCATCGCGATCGCGGGCGGAGCGGATGCCGCGGCTGTGGGTTTCCACGGCAACAACAAGAGCGTCGCCGAGCTCGAGAGAGCGATCGACCTGGGCGTGGGCTCCATCGTCGTGGACAGCCACATCGAGATCGAGCGGCTGGCTGCTCTGACCGCGCGCGCCGACGCGCCGCGCACCGGTCCTCAGACCGTGTTCGTGCGCGTCAACAGCGGAGTGCACGCCGAGACCCACTCGTTCCTCGCCACCGCGCACGAGGACCAGAAATTCGGCTTCGCCCTGCACGACGCTCCCGCCGCGGTCGCGCGGATCCGCGAGATCCCCGGTCTCCGGCTCGGGGGGCTGCACTCCCACATCGGCTCGCAGATCTTCGGCGTCGCGGGGTTCCGAGAGGCCGCCTCGCGTCTCATCGACCTGCACGCGGCGCTGCTCGAGGGGGGCGAGGTCCCCGCCCTCAACCTCGGCGGCGGGTTTGGCATCGCCTACACCGAGGCCGACGAACCGACCGACATCGCAGACCTCGCCGCGGCGATCGTCGGTGCGGTCGCCGAGGAGTGCGCGGCCCGCGGCATCCCCGTTCCCCGCCTCGCATTCGAGCCCGGACGCTCCATCGTGGGCCAGGCGGGGGTGACCCTGTACGAAGTCGGCACGGTCAAGCCCGTGCACCTCGAGTCGGGGGTCGACCGGCTCTATGTCAGCGTCGACGGCGGGATGAGCGACAACGCCCGCACCGCCCTCTACGGCGCGCAGTACTCCGCCCGGATCGCGTCGCGCATCAGCACCGCCGACCCCGCGCTCAGCCGGGTCGTGGGCAAGCACTGCGAGGCCGGCGACATCGTGGTCGACCTCGAATACCTGCCGGGCGACGTGGCCCCCGGCGACCTGCTCGCCGTCCCCGCGACCGGCGCCTACTGCTACTCGCTCGCGAGCAACTACAACGCCGTACCCCGGCCCCCGGTCGTCGCCGTGCGCGACGGCCAGGCCCGGCTCATCGTCCGCGGCGAGACCGTGGACGACCTCCTCGCCCGAGACGTCGGCGCCGCGGTGCGGCCGGCCGACGCATCATCGAAGGGACCCCATGCCTGA